Genomic DNA from Helicoverpa armigera isolate CAAS_96S chromosome 10, ASM3070526v1, whole genome shotgun sequence:
AGACATCAGTAAAAATGATGAGACATTCAATAATatttgacattaaaataaaaacataggtatttttgGTATTCAtcagtaaaaatatgtatgtccaTTGTCCATGTATTGTCACTTTTCAGTGGCTTTTTCTTGATTACACAATACTTATTGggctatgttttttttttttttttggggtttGTAAAAACGCGCATCGATGCTTAATGATGCAGATATGCAGTAACACAGTTCATAAAGtgaaatataatacaaaattcaaTAGATATAGTATCGCCTACTTATTGAAATCTGAAATTGAAGACAGTGTTCAGTTTAATACAAAATTGCTCTATAATAATTTAACTACTTATACATATgatcattttcaattaaataatttcctaaATAATATGACCTAGtccaagtaggtacataaaatattattttggtataGCTTGAACACAATTTTGTCATGTTTATACAATGTATAACCGTGTACATTTTGCTTCCatcagacaaaaataaatgtaccaaCACAACTAAATCTAAGCGTTTAATTTaggacaataaaataataatgaacatCACAAAAACTATTGCCCGCTTGTCTACAAACACATATGTTTTTCATGCTTAAACATGctaattctaatttaatttgtatgtagGAAAACACAGGCTTTAAAAACTGAATTCCcttcatgaaaattatatttattattgtttgttttagtatCATAGTCCGTGTTTATACGAGGTGTTTATAATAGTCGTGTAATAAATCACGCTAATGATCCGAACACCACGGGACGAGACAGTGCGACCAAACGCATCATCATTTATTATTCCAAGACACAGACAAATTCAAATGAATTTCTAAAGAATTCTTAATGTAACAAAACACATACATCATACTAACAATTTAAACGCTAAACTATTAACGAGAataacctataaaaataaatgtattcatCACTCTTGTCTAGACAATACGCCGCCGCTCATAACGTTTTAACAAAAAACGtcaaataaaatcttcaatGCGTATAAACACCGAGTCATTTCTTTTTCTGACATTGGCACGCGCACGGAACCACACGCTGTATGAAGAATTATAATCGTATTACTTTACTCACTAACACTGCCCTAATCGTATTCGTAACGAGCAAGTATTTCAGCGATTAAGTATCGAGTGCTTTAATTCGAGCGAACAAGGGTAACTAGCCTTGAACTTTGACGCATAATGTCTAAATATCACGCGGAACGAGAGCGGTCGTGATCAAGCCTCGTATTATAATTGGAAATAATGGAACAGTAGTGGCAATAATGGAAGCAATTCATTATTAATGTGATGGCGATTGACACTAGCAATGATGCCTAGTATTAACAAAAATTCGGTGTTTTACACTGATGACTCGTAAATAACGATCTGAACTATTGGTGGTTTCTGAGTGGGCGCTGGCGCAGTGATATCCCTGATGACGGCTTCTACTGCAGCCTCCCACTCCAGTCTTCGTTTGTCAGTGAGAGCATTCCCTCCGGCGCTGCTCAACCGTGGCATAGTCACCTACAACAATTAATCTATAATTAGGGATCGAACACCGCAAAAAATAACCTTCAACAAGcttgtaattttaattgttcCTTTTATAGAAACAGCGGCAGAGCTAAATAAAAGTTCGGAATTGGGCTTGGCAACTCTTCCGCACAAAAAATTCAAAGAGCAAGCTTAATTGGCACTAAAAGAATACAACTTGACGGCGAACTCCATTTGTTACCATTCTTTCTttgagttaaaaaataaacgagattaacgtataaaattattttgtttagtctgtTTTCTCTAAATGTATATCGATAATATTGATTACATTTCATAGGTTTTATtaggatttatttttacacgttaccttaaaactaaatataaatgtggtgataaaatggaataaaatatttatattgtaaaataagaACATACGAGCTGAGATAGAGCACTTATCTAAAGATTTAATTCGAACATCGCTGCATCGTTTAACCAATTTTACGAGTCTACTACTATTCGTGTACCGCAAGAGTTATGAGTCTATAATGTAAGTAACCACATGTTTAGCATTAACGCTTTATGTGTTTTATTGGCCACATTCAATAAacgaacaaaattaaaattcaatttttaagtaaaacgcTCTAATGCAAATATGGAGGTATATAGTACGAAAATGATGTACAAGTAAATACTGAATTTTTACATGGGAATAAATGTTAATGCCCGTGTTTCTACCAGTGTTTGATATGGGCTTACAAGCTTCCCAGAACCAAAATAACCAAATTATCACTCAAGTAAAAATTGGGGTAATAAACTGAAGTAGCAAAAGCGATCAGTCAACAGCGACGTAACATTCGGTTCTTTCAAACGAAGGTCGCAACGCTGACGCACTTTTATAATAGTTCCCAGTTTTATGACCACTAGATCGGAAACTATAAAAACACGCCAAGACATTCATCTTATGGATTGTAAAATTCGATACCGATATTTTTACCACGTACGTATCGGTCCCACGTATCTTATTTAAAGCACTACCAAGAACACCTATAACAATATTTAACAACTcctatttttatgtacataaattgaaaatgtacagcaagcattttcaattttgaatagCAGCCATACTTTTCTGCCGAGTAAAAGCATTAGAAAATAAGGCAAGCATTACTGCACGAAACGTGAATTTTATTGAGCACTAAAGCTAAAAGGGTGTATCTTGCGACATTGAAGCGGCCTCAATGTGATATTAAGCAAGCTATAGGAATCATTACTAGCGGAGTGTTGACTGATTCTCTCAAACAGCGCTGTTATTCATAGAACATTTTATGAGCTCCAAGATACCTAAGAAATGGTAAAAGGTAATAATGCAATTGCAAATGACGAATGACTTTATGCAATTTGTGTCTCTTCTGTGTTCATCCCGCATCATAATGCGGTGGTGAATATATCTGCGTAAATATAAGCTGCAAAATAAGACTGTACTTAATCATAATTTACTGTGAATGATCCCAAAAGCCAGAAATATAATTACTTTGTTGATATATGGCAAAATACCTTGGGAGGCGAGGTCTTTGGTTTTACCATAGTATCGGGACCGGTATAGCTTTTctggaaaatatatattttgtgatcTGTACTGCATGGTATGTTTCGTCGCTACGGACAATAAAACTGTGCAATAAACCTATCCTTTAGTTTCATGCGCACAAACTTTGAAGTAGGTTTTACAAAAATCAATAGAAACTAAAAGATCGTGGTTgacctaaataaatatgacacaCAATCACAACAGTTGCAGAAAAACATGTCACACAACAAAAATTTAACACACATTACCTGCATTTCAAATCATTTCTGACGTTGAATCTTATAAcactcataaaaaaatcttcaataaaGTTTTACATATTGATTAGATTAAATATGTTCACTAGAGCCCGTTTAATGTTTACACATTACGTTGTGAGTACTTTTTAGCTTCTTTAAACAAGGCATCAATCAAGACGTCGCTGAGAAGTCAGTGTTTATAGTATCAGCGAACATCTGTCAACGCAAACCTCTGATCTCCCGGCTCAAAGCTTTGAATGCATTTCGATGCAAGTCTGTTTGCCAACATTTAAGTTAAGATTCATTTCAGTGACCCCATTTTGTGTTAAAGTGAATATAAATAGTGACTTACCACAGTGAGTACTTTGCGAAGGTCGCTGTGCAATGCGGAGACGTCGACCCCGCGGCCGGCATCGCCCAGTCTTCGAAGCGTGTCAGCCAAGGGGCCGGAGAGCGCCCGCAGCTGCTGCCAAGACCTGGCGTACTGCCGTCTCACCAGCTCGATAATCGTTGACGTTAGTGCCAAGCCGATTAAAATGTATACTGTACATATTAACATATACTTTGGTctttctgaaaaagaaaaatattttaatgatttcaaAGGACAAAATTTACTTCTAAAAGGCACTATATACaatcaatatacatattttataagtaatttaattattattcttacacTTACTAGGAACGATATCACCGAAGCCAATAGTGGTCATGgtaataaaacagaaataaaatccaTCGTAGAACGTCCAATCATCTTCCCACATTTTGAACAAGCCTGCCCCTGCTGACAAGTACAAGAATAGAAAACCTACGGCCCCGAAGGCATATAACGATCTTTGCCCAGCGGGATTTGCTTCGGAAACTCGACTGCAGCATTCTGGAAATAAAAAAGGATGTTGCAACAAAGTCTATCATAAACCAGTTATGATCTAAATTGCAAGATCAGAATAAAATTCTAAACTTAAATTTTGTTGAACAATAATTGATTAATATGTCCATGAGCAACAAGAACGTTGCTGGAAATCAGTAATTTGCCATTTATTATCAACTATGCAGCGAACTGTGGTGCCAACTTTATTCTCAACGAATCCGgggctttattattttaggaaaaaaataactaaataatgaTTTGTACTCACTTGGCATCGCGGGTAGTTGCTTAGCAATAATTGAGACAAGCGTCGCGAACACTCGTCCCAAGTCAGCGATGACGGTGAGCGTCAGAGGTATTCCAATGAGCGCATATGCGATACAGAATAACCGGCCCCAGAATGTCTCTGGCACTATGTTACCATAACCTGAAAATAATGTTTCGATTTATCATCAAGATTACTATTTAGAGCCGGTGATCGTGGTAATTATCACTATTCCTCTTCTGCCTAGAATGGTGAAAATGTAATTCTTACTCATATTATAATTGCAATAGTAACTTTgttaaattcattttttaagCTTATACACCGCCTAAACTGATTGAGATGAAATCTGTCTGGGAAATATATGGTTCCCTGGAGGCGAGTTCCAGGCTAGGGGCTGTCTGTGTGCACTATGTAATCTCCTGCATAAATCAAATTCATTTTGCATCAAATGTAACATGAAAACAGATCAATATTTTCTACTAGCCATTCCAGTTGCTTCTGACGCACCCCAAGGGAACTATATAGCGCAACCAGATAAATACTAGCCTGTTACTCAGGGAAAATGTGGCTCTCTtggtaaaagatttttaaagttAGTTCGATCTTTTCcgagttaaataatatttgtattctcTGATTcaatttccaaataaataatatgcttACATCGTCGTACACACCTATTGTGGTGAGCACAGTAGAAGAGAAAAATACAGCTTGCAATATACTCCATTTTTCTTCGAGCGGTGGAAAATTATTCTCCACTTCCAGCGCCAAACCGCTGGATGACGCTTCTTCCAGTACCTTTGAAAACGATGCAATGagtcatataaataaaagtaagtaagttTATGGGACGAGAATGAATCGCAAATCCGCGGATAAACGCTCGTTACTTTTGTCTATAAGAAAATGCTTGTGCTCTGCAGACGGACAAGAAAATGCTGATAACGGGCTACGATAGATCtcaaataattgtaatattattataggtcactaaataaaaataaaactaagtaggtataatattatacTCGCTTTCAACTCACCCTCTCGTATACAGCTAAGTGATCGCTGAGTAATTTTTCAGTTCCATCATTATCTGTGCCATTGTTTCGTTCAGATACAAAACGTATGAGATTCCACCTCTCGGTTAGAAGTCTTTCTCTATGGTACTCTTGCTTGGCCATTTCAGCAGGATACTCCAGTGCTCGGAAAACctatgtaaaaacaatgtgCATGTTAATACagttattttcacaaaaatgaaACTTATAAAGAAACTTATTTACCTTATAGACATAGGCACAATAATTCACTTTGTTCTATACTAATATGTCTTGTGATTTTGAGctaaaagttttcaaattctTTTTCATATAAACAAACCGGAGATACCTTAACCTTCTGTTCTGGTAAATCTCGAAAATTTGATGTATCACCTGCTCCATTTTTAGGAACAAATGGAGGCACCACTTTTTGATGTAGTATCATATTCCAATTAATATCAACGAACCAAAAATCGCTTTTGATATCAAACACACCTGCTTTCAGTGCACCCATGCGCTTAGTAGGCTCTACTTCTAACAAATGCTTTACTAAAGATTTGCAGCCACTAGACATGCTCGCCGGTGTCTTAAAGTGACCTCTAAGAACTTTCTCGTATAAGACCATAGGATCCGCACTGAAGAAAGGCGGATAGCCGGTACACATTTCAAAAATTAGCACTCCTAATGACCACCAGTCTACGGCAAACGAGTAACCTTTTGATGTTATAATTTCCGGCGCCAAATATTCTGGTGTCCCGCAAATTGTCCATGTTcgagtttttataattttgctgAACCCCATATCAGCTAACATTATATAACCAGTTATACCGATAACTATGTTTTCGGGTTTAATATCTCTGTGAATAACCCCACAATGATGAAGATATTCTAACGCTAGAACTACTTGAGCTGCATAAAATTTACTCGATTCTTCCGATAGACAGCCATATTTCCTTAACATTGTAAACAGTTCACCTCCAACCATATAtggtaatataaaataaatatacacattATCTTTTAAACAATAATCCATTGTTGTTACGAATGGAAAATGGACACTTAGCAGAATCTTCTTTTCCATTGATAATTGCTTCAGCCACTTTTTCCGTATAACCTCTTCTTTATCTATTGCTTTCATGGCATGATACGTAAAACTTGTGGTATCTCGAACTAAAAACACTAATGAAAATGCACCAGTACCAATAGTTTTAATGTTATCGAAGCTTTGTAGAGATTTTTCATAAGTAATTGGGGGACTTTCGACTCTTTGCTGGAACTCGTGTTTTAACAAATCTAATGTTTTTAAGTGCGCTGTTTGTTGAGCATGATCGTATGACTCGTATGCTGCATTTTCTAccttcattttgtaaaatatatcaaaataaacataactttctctgaaataaaaacaaaatggaacaAAATAATCTGGAATATTATATCATGAGTACCAAAAGTGTCAAAATGACATAATTCCCTGCTATGGCCGGGATGTACGAGTCTAGTTTTCCCGCTGGGTTAGCAAGTTAGTGTCAGTAAGCTTGCAAACTAGTACTTCTGGCTTCTTGAAGTCAAAATCTGCTTTATTTCTATGCTGGAAAAGTAACATGTAGCCCGCGAAGCTAGTTTTTAACCCACGAAGCAAGCTTTAGAGGTGTTTTATGAAGACCGCCTTCTCTGTCAACGGCACCAAGTTTTTAAATCGATGATCGACCGTATTGAAATGCAGTTTTTAACGCCTTTGTGTTTCActatatgaattttaaattcgcGATTAAGCGGCTATAGCCGCTGCCCAGTTACCGCTATCAGTTCTAAAACGCTCATAGCCAACGAAGTATTGGCATTTATCAAACATGCCATCGACTACATGGACGAGTTTAACATTTTGCAGATCTGCCAGACGTCGTTCAAGGAGGATGAATTAGCAGTGCCAAGTTGCTGCTGTTCACGACGCATGGCAAAGTCAGCCAGATGCCTTGTCTCTCTCAGACGACACTGAGAAGAGTCTTCGGGACATCGTCACGCTGTTGAAGGagacctacatattttatatatgaCTATATCTTTTAGGTATACGAatttccatcatgaagttccagttattatattatctggctctatcatcagatcagttcgacagtaccatattattgtattttcatCAGAACTttatacagctgccaatttttaTGACGCTACGATCTTTTGAGATAGTTAAATTAGTTACCTAAGATTACCTACATAAGGACCTTACTAAAACTAGGTTCGTGTATCCCCTGTATCCCGGGCAttatagattatattcacaaaaATCTAGTTGTTACCACAGAGTACAGTTGTATATAGTTGCTACTAAAATATCtgtcaatcatcatcatcgtcttgATCCCAATtctatttggggtcggcgcagcatttATCCTTATCCTTCAATACTCTTCTATTAAAATATCTGTCAATATTTTAACTTGTTTTAAACGAAACACACGTTCGCATACAGAAATCATCAcaaaattgctttatttaacatatttattaattatattctatttatcATACAGGcagtatgtatacctactttgtGAACTGATTTTGAGTGCTATTTAGTCAGAGACAGCGTTATTTTTTCAAGGTCCTATGAGTACggcttagtttaattaaaatacatacttcaAACTGTAagtccttaaaatattttaccgtGAGAATAGTCAAGTTGTTGTGTTACAATTACATTATATCCCTAAGTATTTATACTTAATACGAGTTAAGGTTtcgtatataaattaaaataaataaataatcaaataaaaaaaaacatatatttataataattctttGTTTACTATACTCTTAAACCAGTTCACATTTACAAGCTGcaagaaaaatattagaaaaatatagattttgcaaatataaaaattagatttttaaaaatctttgaacTCGTTCTCAAAAAGACATGTCGATAGCCGCCTCAGTTTTATTTGAGAAATTTCGGGAAAGTTACTGGTGTCCCCCGGCTCGTGAGCAGTAGGTACAAATGGCGGAACTACTCTTTGATTTAATACACTTGACCAGTCTATTTCATAAAACCAAGCATTACTTTTAATGGCGAATGTACCATTTTTTTGTGATCCCAAACGTTTTGTTGGATCCACTTGAAGAAAGCCTCTAAGCAAATTTTTACAGTCTTGAGTCATATTTTTTGGACATTTATAATTACAATCTAGAACCTTTTCATAAAGTTTGCTCGGATCAGCTGCATAAAACGGTGGATGGCCTGCAATCATTTCAAATACCAAAATACCGAGCGCCCACCAGTCCACCGCGTAGTTATATCCTCTAGACATAATGATCTCCGGCGCTAAGTACTCAGGTGTCCCACATAGTGtccatgttttcttttttattattttacaaaacccAAAGTCGCATAATTTAATGTACCCAGTAGTGtctattaatatattttccgGTTTTATGTCTCTATGAATAATATTGCAGAAATGAAGGTATTCTAATGCCAACACCATCTGACTGGTATAGAACTGTGCTAAACTTTCTTCAAAACTTCCATATTTCTGCAAGTAAGTAAACATCTCCCCACCAGGAATGTAGggcagaataaaataaagatacagGTTGTCTTTGAACGCAGCATTTAGGGAAACTATAAATGGAAACTGAACAGAACGAAGAATTTCCTTTTCAAGTACTAAGTGTTTTACATGTTTTCTCTCAACAACGACTGTTTTGTCAACGACTTTCATCGCATGGTATTCGAGCGTACATTTGTCTCTTACTAAAAACACTTCTCCGTAGGCTCCATTGCCTATTGCTTTAATTCTATCATAATTATCAGGTGACTTTTCAAGATCAGGAGGTTCAtgaaatttctttaaaaactcTTCTTTCTGAAGTTCTAAATATAGTATGTGTTCTTCATGACACTGAGTAGTGTATTTACTCTTCATGTTTTGACACTGtttgtacaattattttttcaaaaaattatataacaacGAAATGTTTTcggatatgaaaaaatataatattaacaatCATTAGTTTcgttattttagaaatattttgatatgttgACCACAAAAGTGACACTAGGCCCGTTACgagtaagcatagattataaaTGGAGCATTTTTTAATGGCAATGAGACAAAGAGATTATTCGATAGATATTACATACTAACTCAATGGTTTTCAATTGATACCAAAGTACATTATAGTGCAATGTAAcactaaattaaaacaaaatttttgaaTTAGGTTCAcgtatacttaatattattc
This window encodes:
- the LOC110377315 gene encoding TWiK family of potassium channels protein 7 isoform X2 — protein: MAKQEYHRERLLTERWNLIRFVSERNNGTDNDGTEKLLSDHLAVYERVLEEASSSGLALEVENNFPPLEEKWSILQAVFFSSTVLTTIGYGNIVPETFWGRLFCIAYALIGIPLTLTVIADLGRVFATLVSIIAKQLPAMPKCCSRVSEANPAGQRSLYAFGAVGFLFLYLSAGAGLFKMWEDDWTFYDGFYFCFITMTTIGFGDIVPKRPKYMLICTVYILIGLALTSTIIELVRRQYARSWQQLRALSGPLADTLRRLGDAGRGVDVSALHSDLRKVLTVVTMPRLSSAGGNALTDKRRLEWEAAVEAVIRDITAPAPTQKPPIVQIVIYESSV
- the LOC110377315 gene encoding potassium channel subfamily K member 18 isoform X1 encodes the protein MCKNVKNVSWETETLMGTPPKSKWGSFEPRAALSHVGLFVALMLYTGGGGLVFRALEYPAEMAKQEYHRERLLTERWNLIRFVSERNNGTDNDGTEKLLSDHLAVYERVLEEASSSGLALEVENNFPPLEEKWSILQAVFFSSTVLTTIGYGNIVPETFWGRLFCIAYALIGIPLTLTVIADLGRVFATLVSIIAKQLPAMPKCCSRVSEANPAGQRSLYAFGAVGFLFLYLSAGAGLFKMWEDDWTFYDGFYFCFITMTTIGFGDIVPKRPKYMLICTVYILIGLALTSTIIELVRRQYARSWQQLRALSGPLADTLRRLGDAGRGVDVSALHSDLRKVLTVVTMPRLSSAGGNALTDKRRLEWEAAVEAVIRDITAPAPTQKPPIVQIVIYESSV
- the LOC110377318 gene encoding cAMP-dependent protein kinase catalytic subunit 1; its protein translation is MKSKYTTQCHEEHILYLELQKEEFLKKFHEPPDLEKSPDNYDRIKAIGNGAYGEVFLVRDKCTLEYHAMKVVDKTVVVERKHVKHLVLEKEILRSVQFPFIVSLNAAFKDNLYLYFILPYIPGGEMFTYLQKYGSFEESLAQFYTSQMVLALEYLHFCNIIHRDIKPENILIDTTGYIKLCDFGFCKIIKKKTWTLCGTPEYLAPEIIMSRGYNYAVDWWALGILVFEMIAGHPPFYAADPSKLYEKVLDCNYKCPKNMTQDCKNLLRGFLQVDPTKRLGSQKNGTFAIKSNAWFYEIDWSSVLNQRVVPPFVPTAHEPGDTSNFPEISQIKLRRLSTCLFENEFKDF